In Fibrobacter sp. UWT2, a single genomic region encodes these proteins:
- the secE gene encoding preprotein translocase subunit SecE — protein MRKIQQYVKESIEELKKVTWPTWEELKGSTLVVMLFSVIMGLYIAGLDIGFSWIIDKIMGRG, from the coding sequence ATGCGCAAGATCCAGCAATATGTCAAGGAATCCATCGAGGAACTGAAGAAAGTTACTTGGCCTACTTGGGAAGAACTTAAGGGTTCGACTTTGGTAGTGATGCTTTTTAGCGTCATTATGGGTCTGTACATTGCCGGACTCGACATTGGTTTTTCTTGGATCATTGACAAAATTATGGGAAGAGGTTAA